caagtacctccatggaaaatttccaaggttaagtgaagctaagataaaggaaggtgtctttgttggtcctaaGATtggtgaacttcttcgagatgatgcatttgaccatgtgctgcgtggcaaggaaaagatggcatggaaagccttccagttagtggcaataaattttctcggaaacaacaaggcagacaactacaggttgttggtggaaaacctcctcaaggtatacaaaagccttggttgcaacatgtcactaaagatacattttttgcactctcatctagatttttttccaccgaactgcggagcagtgagcgacgaacacggcgagcgatttcaccaggacattgcaacaatggagaaacgctatcagggcaaatggagcccatcaatgcttgcagactattgctggacagtgacaagaaatgctccatttaatgaatacaagagacaagccaagaagcgcctcgtagacactgaataggactaaactatgtacataatagttttttgccttttgtttcataataaattgtatttatataaccctcttgctgatttttaaagtgttacataaacaggacaggtgaaatattatcatgtaaagcaaccataaacacatgaaaagacctaggtttacaatttatgattaaaactctactatctatacaatatacatagacataaaatgtaaaaatttaaatatcttagaaacagtagccaatcagttgttttaattgtcatatttgaattcagcacatcaaaatacataataaatagcacattttatctctgaagcagactacttctcaaaaattgtagaccagtgttatcagtgaATAATGATGAGGCCTCCTATAGTCTGATTGCTTGCTAAGCTTCTGTTCACTGTAATCTAAACTTTATTGCTAAATGTAACACTTCCTCATACAATAATACCATGGTgtttaatcagttcaattcagtGAGACTTTATTGGCATGACAAGGTATGCAAGTGTTGCCAAAGTGTAAAAAAGAGGCAGAGCCCTCATTTCTTTGTTAGAAGTAGCAGAGAGCCGTCCAGGATATGGCTACATATTCTGTTTGAGGCTTGATCCTGTGTTCATTTCTGATCTGCTGGCAGGTTGCTGCATAGTGCGATGtcatttctctcttttctcccaGGGTCAGGaatgccgccagcttttctgctgccctaggcggcggaaggtcccaccctgaaatgccgccccccagagaggtggcggaaggtcccgccgccgaaataccaccgcggtcgctgccccccaaattgtagtgtcctaggcaaccacctaggtcgcctaatgggttgcgccggccctgcccagggTCAGGAGTGGTTTTTCATCATTATTTTTTGATGGGACACTTTTTGACTCCTGATTACTTGAGGAAGTCTCTTTTCAGTCATAGTTCAGACACTGATGCAGAAAGTGCCTCCTGTCTCAATTTCTTCTGTCTCTCATTGGTTGTACAGTCTATCTTCTGTGGGTATGGATAGCAAGATAGTTGAGGACACCAGATGGTGAACTTTTTCAGAGGTTATGTTAACAATAATTTCTCCCATAGGCCAGAATGGATCATTATGACcatttagtctgacctgcataacacaagccatagaatctCACCAGTAATTTCAGCATCATGCCCATAACTTCTAGTTGGGGTAGAACATCTCTTTAAGAAAGGCCaacaatcttaatttaaagacttcaagtgatgaagaatctaccacatccctaggtaaattgttccagtgcttaattaccctcattgttcaaatttgcaccttatttccagtttgaatttctctagcttcaatttccagccatggGATCTCATTACACCTTTGTCatctagattaaagagccctctgctaTCAGAGGTGCTTGTAGACCATGATCAAGcttttgtgatttttgttttgttcagtcCAATGCACTTCAGAGGAACAAGAAATTTATGGTTGTGGTTTGAGTTGTACCCAGCAGAAGACAACAGAACTTGCATGGGCCTTTAACAGGAATGGCTTACCTGCTTGCACACAATGTACACGCTGCATTCAGCCTCTTCCCAGGCTTTCTAATCAAACTCTAGCTTGGACCATACCCTGTAGATCACTAGACTGGTGCACAAAGTTTGCACTGATAATCCATATCCTCTATTGACTCTTCCGTTGCTCTCTGAATTACGTCATGGGCAAAAGAGGTTCCCTGCAGGGGCTGCTCTAGCTATaggcaaagcaggcagctgcctggGGCAGCTGGTGCAAGTCTGAGTGACACTGCCAGCCAAGTCACagcgccactcactcaaatttgagTGAATGGCACTGAAACCTGGTGCTTGTGCCCCCACCCCACGTCTACGAACTATCAGAAGGCTCATCATGCACCCCAAGAAAGTCCAAGACCACCCACAGTTGACAACCTCTATTCTAGAAGGTTGAAGATGGCACAATGAAGTTTTGCCTTGGCGGCAGATTGTTGAGTGGCCTCTACTCCCTAGTCTAAATTCCCCTTCACCCTATGTGAAAACTAGTTTTGCCCGTGTCATTTAGGGGCTTGAGGAATAGGTGTCTCCCCTCCTAACTATATATACAAGCTTCCTCTGACTGCCTTTAGTGAGCCAATTTCCTTCCCCAGCTTGCTTGCCAGGCCTGTGTGTATTCAGTCTCCCACATAGGCACTGCAGAGTGGCAGGGAGTCTAGCAATAGCTGCTAGACTAGTCTAAACAGTGTGGGTGACTAGGTGAAAACTACATGCACAAGGCAGGTGGTCTGTGTGAGTTTCCCTCCATAAATACTATGCATTTTCTTTAGTGACATAATGTGTGTATCATAAGGAGATCTTTTCAATTCCATTAAAACTAATTGCTCTCTGTGTTTCATAGTAAAATGACTCAGGGGAGAGATTTCATTAGAGTATTTTGGACAGAAGAATGAGCATTAAAAGGAATTACTATAGTACAGTGGGAGGTCTGGGCTTTTCACACCTCAAAAATGTTATCCCTGTTCCATATAGCACGGGGGCTTTAGGATGTGGTTTGCTCAGTCATTATGAACCTAAAATATAGTATAAATCAAGGTACACACCAACGCACCCATCCCCCCGGCCTTGTCTAGGTTAGGATTTAAAGGATGTTAGCACATATAACTAAGATGTTCCAAACTGTGCTAATACCTGGGCTCCCCTCTAGGCATTTAACGTGACCAGTTTAACATGTCAGAGTATACactgccttgtctgcactagccTTTTAGAATGTGTTTGTTGGCAACATGCCTTATATCCTATTCTAGACAGTTTTCAATCTGTGCCCAGAACTCAGATGCCGCCACTGCTGGGAAGCAGACCAAGGGCTGAGATCCAagaaggtatttatgtgcctaactcccattgtatTGACCTGGAAATGAGCACAGCAAGCATCACACTTTGCTGCAGCATCTGCAACAAATCCATAGCCAATAGGAATGGTCAGAGCCATTTGGACAAAATAGTCAGCCTGAACCTTTACCCAAAATTCAGACTGCTTCCTGAAgagagaaaggtttcagagtagcagccgtgttagtctgtatccgcaaaaagaagaacaggagtacttgtggcaccttagagactaacaaatttattagagcataagctttcgtggactacagcccacttcttcggatgcatatagaatggaacatatattgaggagatatatatacacacatacagagagcataaacaggtgggagttgtcttaccaactctgagaggccaattaattaagagaaaaaaaacttttgaagtgataatcaagatagcccagtacagacagtttgataagaagtgtgagcatacttacaaggggagatagaatcaatgtttgtaatggctcagccattcccagtccttattcaaaccggagttgattgtgtctagtttgcatatcaattctagctcagcagtctctcgttggagtctgtttttgaagtttttctgttgtaatatagccacccgcaggtctgtcactgaatgaccagacaggttaaagtgttctcccactggtttttgagtattttgattcctgatgtcagatttgtgtccattaattcttttgcgtagagactgtccggtttggccaatgtacatggcagaggggcattgctggcacatgatggcatatatcacattggtagatgtgcaggtgaacgagcccctgatggtatggctgatgtgattaggtcctatgatgatgtcacttgaatagatatgtggacagagttggcatcggggtttgttacaaggataggttcctgggttagtggttttgttcagtgatgtgtggttgctggtgagtatttgctttaggttggggggttgtctgtaagcgaggacaggtctgtctcccaagatctgtgagagtaaaggatcatctttcaggataggttgtagatctctgatgatgcgctggagaggttttagttgggggctgaaggtgacagctagtggtattctgttattttctttgttgggcctgtcttgtaggaggtgacttctgggtactcgtctggctctgtcttCTGAAGAGAGAAAGGACTTCTTCCCCTGCACCACCCtcttctctcaggcctggtctacactaggcatttatgtcgaagttagcgccgttaaatcgaattaaccctgcacccgtccacactgcgatgctatttagttcgacatagaggtctctttaattcgacttctgtactcctccccgacgaggggagtagcgctaaattcgacatggccatgtcgaattaggctaggtgtggatggaaatcgacgctaatagctccgggagctatcccacagtgcaccactctgttgacgctctggacagcagtgcgagctcggatgctctgaccagacacacaggaaaagccccgggaaaatttgaatttgaattccttttcctgtctggccagtttgaatctcatttcctgtctggacatcgtggcgagcacagcagcactggcaacgatgcagagctctccagcagtgatggccgtgcagtctgggaatagaaagagagccccagcatggactgatcgtgaagtcttggatctcatcgctgtgtggggcgatgagtccgtgctttccgagctgcgatccaaaagaaggaatgcaaagatctacgagaagatctctaaagacatggcagagagaggatacagccgggatgcaacgcagtgccgcgtgaaaatcaaggagctgagacaaggctaccagaagaccaaagaggcaaacggacgctccggatcccatccccagacatcccgtttctacgaggcactgcattccatcctcggtgctgccgccaccactaccccaccagtgaccgtggactctgaggatgggatactgtccacggccggttcctcggacatgttaggggacggggaagaagaggaaggagatgaggagggcgaggcagtcggcagctctcacaacgctgatttccccgacagccaggatctcttcatcacccttacagagatcccctacgaagcgtccccagccgttaccccggacacagaatctggtgaaggatcagccagtaagtgttgtaaacatctaaacatttatttttaacaaaacaggaatattaacaattaaaagaatgggttgttcatgattagtgtgccctaggcgcttaacggtttagtaaggggcagtgcaagttttgaaaagaaatctagcaatgtccggttttcagtgattgtcctgcacaagccgctctactgtttattccctgctactgcagctacagtaaaatgcggtctatgtgtccggggatagagcagtaatcctcctgggacatctcgatgaagctctcctggaggtaacttgaaagccgttgcatgaggttcttggggagagcggccttattgggtcctccgaagtacgacacgttgccgcgccacgagattatcaagtactcggggatcattgctctgcacagcagggcggcatacggccctggtctttggaggctttcccggagcattctctctttgtcgctctcggagatcctcatcagggtgatgtcggccatggtgacctgcttttaattaggtaggggaatgttagtgttgggactgctttcccgttcctttacagaactgtaaccgctggtttggagccacgcggtggaggcgggagaggggcagccgaaagggatcattcccggggacagccgcgagggggtgggacaggggcagagttcccgcttgccggattgctggcagcagggactgacattgatttaaatgtgaaatgaggccagtggtaatataaaagttttaaactgccacaagtgtatggcttaccatgtctgcctgcaacagaaattccgttgtgctgcctcgcttctcaaatgtgctgttcaagaccccaggcactgaatgcgaaggccgagaattcgaccttgtgctgagtgcgcatgtgaaaggtgctgtgcatggtcttgttcacagagaaagactatgttctttgttcacaactacatttatctttctgaggaattcactccctttttcccatttccacagccccgtctgcgactgtctcacaacctagcctggaatcacactcccagaggctagcgcggattaggcgtaggaagaagaggacacgggaggacatgttctctgagcttatggcctcttcccaagcccaggcagcacagcagacccagtggcgggagaacttgacccgaatgcaccaagccaacatggatcgggaggagaggtggcggcaggaagaccagcaggcgactcaaacgctgcttggactactgagggagcaaacggacacgctccggcgccttgtggatgttctgcaggaacggaggcaggaggacagagccccgctgcagtccatctctaaccgccctcccccgccaccaagtcccatacccacctcacccaaagtgcaaagaaggagaggcggcagagtccctgctaagtctcactccacccctgcagagagctctagtagcagaaggctctcatttcccaaaatttgaaaagttctttccttcccgcctgacacaagcccccgtccaagtttcacctcccaatgccatgtgtagttgataataaaaaattcgtttctgttaactactgtttcaatcatgttcttttggaggaggaggggaaagggggttggtaattggacaggacagtctcctttggcagggtacatagtcgggggcaggcacagcagcagggcacatacacagtgcagttctgcagtgactagttgccccggttagtctgggaggttgttttgatgtaatgttgggggggggggttgctctgtgactttgtggcgggggagggcagttacagatcttaagcgccggtccttaggcaggatcacagagccacacagcatgggatctgtaaccgtcctccccctgccacaaagtcaaatagaccccccatacacacagtcccgatcaggagggttgacaggctccattgaaacaagcatcccaccgcagcggagcctgtcaatccttgagtttagaagctgcattcgcgtcacaacactacacccgccccgcaccacagtctgtgtcccagttttaaaaaattcccgcgaaaacagtattaaagaaaacggtgtgctttaacaaagtagaactatttttatttcgacacgtgtgttggagggggggtgaagggggtatgtaactggataggatagtcaacattacctgggtaaagaaacgggggcaggtttagcttctcagtacacaaactataaagtcacaggttaccctgctcactcaggaactttgctttcaaagcctcccggatgcacagcgcttcccgctggtctcttctaatcgcccggctgtctggctgtgagtaatcaccagccaggctattttcctcaacctcccaccccgccataaaggtctcccccttgctctcacagagattgtggagcacacagcaagctgctataacaatggggatattggtttcgctgagatcacagcgagtcagtaagcttctccatctccccttgagacggccaaaagcacactccaccaccattctgcacttgctcagccggtagttgaagagttctttttcagtgtccagggcgccagtatagggcttcatgagccagggcattagcgggtaggctgggtccccgaggatgactataggcatctccacatccccaacagttattttgtggtccgggaagtaaataccttgttgcagccgtctaaacagaccagagttcctgaaaacacgagcgtcatgaaccttgcccggccatcccatgtagatgttggtaaaacgtcccctgtggtccaccagtgcttgcagcaccatggaaaagtatccctttcggttaatgtactgggtggcctggtggtccggtgccaggatagggatgtgagttccatctatggccccaccgcagtttgggaatcccatcgctgcgaagccatctatgatcgcctccacgtttcccagggtcactacctttggcagcagtacatcaacgattgccttcgctacttgcatcacaacaacccccacggtagatttgcccaccctaaactggttcgcgactgaccggtagctgtctggcgttgcaagcttccagagggctatggccactcgcttctgtacactcagtgcagctcgcaaccgggtgtcactgcgcttcagggcaggggacagcaactcacaaagttccaggaaagttcccttccgcatgcgacagtttcgcagccactgggattcatcccagacctgcagcactatgcggtcccaccactcagtgcttgtttcccgtgcccagaattgccgttccacggcatcaacatgacccattgccactgtgatgtcctcggcgctgggtcgcctgctttctgacaggtctgtgctactctcagacttcaggacatcaccgcggtgccgtagcctcctcgcctgacttttctgcatctgcctcagggaaacctttatgataagctgcgagacgttgagagcggccacaactgcagcgatggtcgcagcgggctccatgctcggagtacagtggcgtccgcgctgtcaatgactggaaaagcacgcgaactgttttcccgccggcgctttcagggagggagggcgggagtgatggacggatgacgacagtttcccaaaagcaccctcgactcattttgttacccagaaggcattgccggctacacccagaattccaatgggcagaggggactgcgggaactgtgggatagctgaccacagtgcaccgcttcgaatgtcgacgctatcaccgttagtgtggacgcacaaagtcgaattactgtccttagtgtggacacacacgttcgactttgcaatatcgattacaaaaattcgatgcaagtaaaatcgaactactctcgtagtgtagacaaggcctcagattgGCAGATTCAGATGGCAATGAGCTGGATCATCAGTGCAAGTGCCTGAGCTAGGCACTGCAGGGGCTGACACGTTGGCAACAAGACGATTGTTACCATTTAGAGCAAGCAGGGTAATGGGAAGGGAAAGGGCCAAGTACAGCAGGTGTTCACACCCCTCATATGTCTCGTGCGTTGGCTACATAACAAAGTGGGACATCAAATAAGGTCCACAAGTGTGGACTCCCTCAGATGAAGAATGCAGAGGTGGGCAGCTCAGAAGCCTTAAAACAAGACTGGATAAACAATGGTGCCTAAAAGTTAAGCACAAAAACTAAAATCCAGGGGAGttgtgggagctcagcacttaagaaaatcaggacatttattcaggtgcctaagtatgaatttaagtgcctaactttaagcattcattcacatttgaaaattttggcctcgGTGCATATTTTTGCAGAGTAATGATGGAAACACCTTTCAGCAACAGGCATGGgatgatttctacttgcactaTGTACTATGGCTACAGAGTTTGTGGTGTTCTATAACCATGTGGCTATTCTGGGGAATTGAGTTTCTGTCTTGATTGCTGGCTGCTCTGTGGTGTTTTGGACATATTGATTTAGATTGCTGGCTCTTATTGCTTGCCTGCACTACTCTGAGGCTGAAGTACAGGTGTTTATATTGCTTTTTGCCCTTATTTATCATGTTTATCACTGTAATATCTAGGGGGCAACCATGAagaggaccccattgtgctaggaactgtacgCACACATAGAGAATAAGACatttcctgcccccaaagagcttacaatttaaatagacaagacaaagggtggagtCTGGAGGAAAAGGTAAGTACATTGAGTGAACAATGAGATGGTagcaaacatcatgttagttTTGTAATTGGTGGGTGTTTATTATTTAAATCCTTTCCCTGCGGTTATATTGTGACGGGATTAGCTAGATGGAAATATAGGAAAAGACAGGGCTGCAGATTGTGAGGGAGCGATTGAAGCAAAAGCCCGTTGGCACAGGGCGAGAATGTTCAGCATGAAAATGGCAGAAATCAGTCTGATGACAGCACTGTCCATTGGTCCCTGCTTGAACCATGGTCCCTTTGTGTAGCTGCTGTGCCAgcttcaggctctggctggctcctccctgccattTCTTTCCCAATCCCATatggctgaggggaaggagacaatgagtagccccccccccaactctagGTCCAGAGGTGATGGGGAGGGGTTACCATGGCAGGGCCTCATTTTACCCTCTCCCCCTGGTGCAGCCATGCCTGCTTGAAGTGCAGTTGATATCCCTCTCGATTACATTTCTTCTTCTCCATCCCTGCTGGGTGCTTGATTTTTCTCATTTATTGTtacattttggtaaatttctgCTGCCATGGTCATTTGTGTAGTTCtcaaatcatttctgtttcttaCATAAATCCCTTATATCACCCTAAAGAATTTTCTTGTTATTACACCCCTTAATATATTAAGG
This Chrysemys picta bellii isolate R12L10 chromosome 8, ASM1138683v2, whole genome shotgun sequence DNA region includes the following protein-coding sequences:
- the LOC135973097 gene encoding uncharacterized protein LOC135973097, producing the protein MQSSPAVMAVQSGNRKRAPAWTDREVLDLIAVWGDESVLSELRSKRRNAKIYEKISKDMAERGYSRDATQCRVKIKELRQGYQKTKEANGRSGSHPQTSRFYEALHSILGAAATTTPPVTVDSEDGILSTAGSSDMLGDGEEEEGDEEGEAVGSSHNADFPDSQDLFITLTEIPYEASPAVTPDTESGEGSATPSATVSQPSLESHSQRLARIRRRKKRTREDMFSELMASSQAQAAQQTQWRENLTRMHQANMDREERWRQEDQQATQTLLGLLREQTDTLRRLVDVLQERRQEDRAPLQSISNRPPPPPSPIPTSPKVQRRRGGRVPAKSHSTPAESSSSRRLSFPKI